The Chiloscyllium plagiosum isolate BGI_BamShark_2017 chromosome 4, ASM401019v2, whole genome shotgun sequence region cggactctatgactccatcaaaGGATAGCTTCAAAGAGATCTCCAAGTGAGAGAAACTGTTTGTTTGCCAAAGGGTTGGATAAGTAACATCATTGGTGACTAagtaccaggactggagggtttgaattataaggagaagctggataggctgggactctttcccctgcagtgtcggaggttgagggggtcaccgtatagaggtttataaaattatgaggccaAGATAAGGTGAacaagcaaaggtcttttctctaggttAGGGGAGTGGAAAACTGGAAGaaataagtttaaagtgagaggtgaaagatttaaaagggacctgaggggcaactttttcacacagagggtaggaCGTTTACGGAATGAACTACCaggaggaaatggtagatgcaaatacagttacaacatttaaatgacacttagacaggtacatgaataggaaaggtttagagggatgtgagccaaatgcagacaaatgggactaatgtAGTTTGGGAAACCTCGATGGCATGGACATATTGGAccgatgagtctgtttccatgctgtgttactctatggctctataaggCATAAAGAGGGATCACTACCCTATTCCAACACTCAGGGTcatgccttcctgaagaagggcttatgcccgaaatgtcgattctcctgttccctggatgctgccgacctgctgcgctgttccagcaacacattttcagctctgatctccagcatctgcagacctcactttctcctcatgccaGTACTGTCAGAGCAAAGGATTCTTTTTAGCAAATGTAATGCCAGaagtgacaagtggagtgaacAATAAGATATATTCTTTGCTGTTGATAACATTAAAAGCACATTTTAGATGGTGCAAATGCCTATGTCTACCTTTTACCCTTGAAGTGAGCCAGGAGTTTCACTAGGAAGTAGACAAAAcctacaaaaacatttttaaaatggcagtCTTCTAAATACGCAGCATGTCAAGTTGGATTAATGACAACAAGAGTGACCTCTCCAAGCCTGAATTATGATTATTCCAACCACCTGGAAGTAAAATGACAGCCAGAAGACACAACACAGATCTgccatgaatggtggagtaggtttaAGAGACCCTACCCCTGATCTTCCTTCTGTGAGCTGTATGCAGATTGATCTTCTAGCCCAGATCTCCAATCTGTCTGTGgtgttcatgattttatgaatatttATTTTAACAATTAAAAATTTTCAAATACCATTAATTTAGTACATTGATCCTTGTGCTAATGATTCTCTCAATTGTGTTGGGGAGTGAATTCTTTGGAAATTTATTTCAAAGTGCTAAGTTATTCCATCACCCAGATTCCAGCTGCTAGCATTTAGTTAAGTTTTCCAAATATCTCATTGCAAGCAGAAAGCTTCCTCATAATTGGTTCCCATGAAACTTCGTGAAGTTTTAGGAAAATTTGTTATTCAAGCTTTGAATTGCCTATTTTAACACATATTCCTAAAATAAACACATCAGCAGCAGATTTGATCATTCACAGCATATTCATCAAATCTTCCCCTTTTGTAGCCATTATTTGACAAGAAGAAAGAAGGCTGCTTCAATCTGTAATTTGAAAATGTGGGTATTTTAATATATCATGAATTCAAATTAATTTCCACCTCCAAATAAAATGGCAATATGTTGGGATGCCTCTGTCTTGATTAATTAAGTGAATTATAGAATGCACCCgctagaattaaaaaaaagtagaatATGAGAACATGCACTGTGCCAGCAAAATCACTGTTTATTGGGACTTTTAACTGCCAAATACTTGAGCATAATTTGATTTTCAACTTGAAGCTCCTCAAGCCAGACATTTAAAAGTGAGTTGCTCAGTAGGGCTTACTCCTATGTCAAATTCAGCATCACAAATGGGTAATCCTATTCTCTCTTCAATTTAGCCATTGGGTCAGCCATATTAGCACATCAAACACAATAATAATTCAGTCAGATAAACATCTGTTTCAGCAACATTTTTTGTTTGGAGTTGGTAGTCAGCCTGCTATTTGAAAAGAGCTGGAGGTCCCTCGATTAATGTTATTCAACCTTCTGCATGATTATTCTTCTGTCTTTCTGAAGTGAAGAGTCTCCAAGATCTGTTGGAAATGAGATGTCTGTTTCCTGAGAGCTGTCACTGTTCTGGGATTTAGGATCCCCTTTCAGCAGGACTTTGTTGTTTGAAATGCGCTGCTGCTGATCTTTCAGTTCCATGTACGAGCGTGAGAAAGTGTGAAAGATCGAGGTAACTGGGAAGGCCATGAGGAGAATGCCACTCAGGATGCTACTCAAAGCTACTACTTGCCCAGGGATACTCCGTGGGACCATGTCTCCGTAACCCACAGTCGTCATCGAGATCACTGCCCACCAATAGCTGCTCGGGATGCTGGTGAAGTCATGTTTGGCACCCAGTTCACTCTCTGCCAAAAATACCAGAGGAGAGAAGAGTGCCATGGCCACGCAGAGAAAGAGCAGAAGGAGACCAAATTCCCTTGTGCAACGTTGGACTGTGAGTCCTAGAGTCTGAAGCCCAAGAGAATGACGAACCAACCTCATCACATACAAAATCCTCAGAGCACGCAGAATCCGAAGGACCAGCCCGATCTTTTCCAAATCCAGGTTTGCAGATCCACTTGGCTTCCCATCGATTGAAAGCGCATCTATAATCAGGCTGATGTAATAAGGCAAAAGGGCCATTATGTCGATGATGTTCAGAGGAGTCCTCAGAAACATGCATTTACTCTGTGCTTGGATAAATCGCAGCAGGAACTCTAATGAAAACCAGGCAACACAGACGGTTTCTAGGACAAAGATGTTGTAGCACTTTTGGGAGCATTCACCctagaaaaacaaagaagaaaatcaaaataattATGTACCTAATGGTGAAGGTGTTAAAACTTTCCATTACTTATTGATTTTTGATTGATTAGCAGATTATGATGCTTCCCCATTGGCTTGTTGGGTGAATGTGCCTAATTGTATGCTACTGAGCTATACAGTACAATTAAGGTCCTAAGTTTAATTCTCGGTCAGCATTGGGGTTTGTTGATCTCTGCTGAGTTAGTGGTTAGATAGTGTACAGtgacacagaaaataggaacaggaatagaccattcagccctttgagcctgctccaccattcaatgtgatcatggctgatcatcctgcaAGTGGATGGTGGGATCATGTGCAGAATTGAGCTTACCACCTGCAATCCAGTAACCAGTGCTGCAAAAAGGCCATAACATTTGCACAGTGAAAATATATTAGTGTTTGACTGTACTGCCTTTCATGGTGGAGCAGCTTTTCCAGTATTCGCTGCCTGACTTGCACTGTAAAAAAATCCTCTCTGCAAGGTAGCCAAGGAACATAAGACCAGGAGTAGGCCAAACCTATCCCACAAATCTAGATCGTGCCTGATCATTTCCTCAATGCCACTTCCCTGCACTATCTCCCTAAGTCTTAATGTCTCCAGAAACCTATCAAATTTTGTCttcaacctgctcagtgattaAGCTTCTGGGATAGAGACTTCCAAAGGCTCACCAGCCTCTGAGTTAAGAAGTTCTTCCATGTCTTAGTTTTAAATAGCCTACCCCTTCTGCTGAGATTAAGCCTCCTGGTTCTATAATCAGGGGGAACATCCCATCTATATCTAAtctgtaagaattttgtaagcttcaatacaatcatttctttcttttcaaaacCGGTGAATACAAACTTAATTGAAGCATTGCCACTATTTATCAGGTGACTCTCCATTGAACTTCCTCTATGGAAAGaatatttttttctttgaatAAGGATCCACAAACCAATCATGGAAACACTTTCAGAAAGTTTTGGTCACTTGAATGTGGAGTGGATCAAGTAATTGAACAATACAGAAACTAGGGACTCATTACAAGACTTTTCTTTCTTGAACAATTCTCTTCCTTATTGGTAGTTAAACTGGGAACTGCGCTCTCAGATTGCTTCTCGTATAGAGATGCAGCTATTTATTATactatttggaaaaataaactGCACTAAAATGGTTTCAGAGCTGATGAAGTATTGCTATTGACAGAAGTTGTGATTTTTGTACAATGACTTTGATTATACAGGATGCTCCCCTTGCGAGTATTATAATAGTAGATCAGGCAACGCAGGTTATGAAAAGAATAATTAGCTGTGACCTGATGGTTCTGATATTGGAGTACTCAAAGGTTCATAAATCAATAAGTCAATATGAAATGCATCTGGGAGAACTGAGAGAAATTAGGGTGAAAGTGCATACAGGAGCATTGGAAATTTGTGCAAAACTCATAAGAAACATCTTACTAGAGGACTAGAAAACAGCTAAGATGATTCCATGCTTTAAAAGGTCAGGTCACAAGCATGTATCTGGTAATTATATCCATTAGTCTGATATTTACAGTGGGAACTAAGTATTAAATAATCCAAACCGACAATAGTTTATGAAAAGCAATATTTTCTCAAACAAATTTATTGGAATCCTTGTTTCTAGGAGTTCTATAATCCATTTTTCTCATCTCCTTTCCTGATTGTGTTGACGTTGGGGTATCTTTGATATCCACTGATTACCCTCACCCCAAAACGTGAATGTTCAATGAGGAGTTGAGACACAGAAAGTTTAAGCAGTCAGAGGGAAACATCACTCCCTGAGCCTGACAGTGGTTAGAGCCATCCctgcctgtttcactgtctgtccTTCACAAAATGCgcaatgaaaataaattttgtttttgctgcccACCTATAAAGTTACACAGTGGAGTGGAAGCAGCCCAGACAGAATTGCGAATCACTCTGTTTGCAGCAAAGGTTATTGTGGAGTAATCTGAAGCAGGAACCTGAAATGATTTTCTTCTATTCTCTTTCCTTAATACCAAGGTTACTTTATAATGTTACATCAGTTGGTGTCTCAGTTAAGCCAGCACACCACAGAACCTCAGACATTTCTGGCTCAGTTCATTTCCAGATAGCTAACTCTCCAACTGAGAAGAGCACCTCAGGTTAGGAGTCACTTCGTTTCTCAGCATAGAAGAATGGCATTGATTTTATGTAGGTTGTCCATGAGAATAATCAAAATCTTCAGCACTGCATTGATCTATTTTGATATTGGCGTATTCATTAGTTTAATCAAATGTTTACTTAATTTCCCTAAAAATCTTTCCTCTGCTTCAAGTTTAAGTGGCAGTTTAAGTTGATGCCTTTCTAACCTGAGGAAACCACTTTCACAATTAGCCAATCAAGATCCTACGTAGTTCTAAAAGCTTTCATTCATCCTGCTCTCACTCTATCAGTGAAAATCATCCAGTATTTCAAAATCTCTCCCCTTTTCACTGGCGTCATTGATGTTTCTATTATTATGTTCATAGGAAACTGTGAGGATCAACAGTGACTGAACCTGGGCCCCATGTAAATTTATTCATGTTTCCTTACTTTTGTACTCCATataacaaattgcatttatatagcccctTTTTAATGTAGTAGAAAGGTCCCACCGTATTTCACAGGTGCAACCATCAAAGTTTGATGGTGCATCACAAAATTGAATATTAGGAAAGGGGAGCtaatggttaatttttttttgtacttgtTATAAAAGCCAAGATGCTGTTAATCTTTCTCATGAGTTTACCTGCCTGCAGTTTCATTTTCAGGAATTGCCATCTGCAACTCTAGCTTTTCTGTTCAGCATCTTTTCTTTGAGCGCACACTCCAATTCCTTAGTTTCTAGTCTAAGATGTACTGTGCACTCATTTTCCATATTAAAGTGTGTTTGCCACCTATGTAGCCCATTGCTTAATTTGCTTGTGTATTCCTGAAGCCTTTTATGCTGTACTCTTTGTAGTTTGCAATTCCCGAGTTTTGTGCCTTCAGCAATTACTGAGATTAAGATGAGTACAACCAGGAAGCACTAAGATCAGAAGTAGACCCAATACTAAGCCCTCAACCCTTTTCTTCCTGTCCATCAACAAACTTGGCTGCCATGTTTTCTCATacagatggatttttatattAAGATTGTGCTGAGTCAACAAGAGAATTATAAGTTTACAGACATTTAGAAAGTATGGAAGCGAAAGGTAAATATTAGTATGAATATAATTAATAGTTATAAATAATATCATAACCAAAATAGCACTTAAGAAAGCAAAGCTGATTGAACAATTATTTAAATATCTTTGTATGTTACTTAAACAGTTTCTGTtggctccatctatacttcctgatgcctcaggaaggcagccaacataatcaaagacccctcctgcTCCAGTTATAATtgcttccaacctcttccattgggcggaagatacagaagtttaaaTCCACATACCAAaatattcaagaacagcttcttccctgctgttattagatttctgactggacctctcaaattttaaacttgATGTTAATCTCGctccttgtgcaccttctctgcagcagtaacattatattcttcactctgttctattatcctaatacactttgtatggtgtgatctgcctgtactgcatacaaaatagagcttttcactgtacctaggttcTTGTGACAATAATGAATGAAATCAAATCAGCATTGTCTGCAGATTCACAATCAAATGaaaaagttgatgttttgaaaaagGTAACAAAATTTCAAATTAATAGGAAGAATATATTTAGTACCTGGAATCATTAATTTTATAACTTCAGCCACTGTCTAGAGCAGTGAACGTCAACCATCAAAAATGTTAATGAAATGTTGTCCTGTCACTGTTAAGGGCAATTAGAAACCAGTTATTGTGCACTAAATTTAGGTCCAAATTAGCTGACAAAATGTTCTTTTGAATCCCTGATTCCCTTCTCTCCATTGTTGGAGGTCATAATTTCAGTTTCCctgaaattaattaattttccAGAATTCACTAGATTCTGGACAGTTTCCATCAGACTGAAGGTTACACGTCTAacccctctgttcaagaagggaaggaaaCTATAACCCATTGTCTAGTGTGTGTCATGGGAAGTTACTAGAATTGATTATTAAGGCAGCAGTAACTGATCACTTTAAAAACTCCGTCAGTGCCATTAACAGGCTTTGGTTGAAAATTAATCAGTTGAAGGACACGGATGATTTATTGGTGGTGGTTAACAGATGAATAAAAAATACaaaggtgatttggtgacaggaaaaacaaaactcagttgtgtgtaagagtaTTTCTGGATATATACCttctatttcaaaacaaaattgggaCAAGTCAGTGTGGCTTTTGTGAAACGAAAATCTTGTTTAACTAATTTATGGGAGTTCTTTGAAAGAGTAAGATGCACTGTGGATAAAGGGCAGCCAGTAGATCTACTgtacttgcttttccaaaaagccTTTGACTAAGTGCTCCGCTTTGTCACTGccagccctgactgtttgactcgcttcttttctcaactgtaaccagtctcagattgatctctcttCTCGCTATcaccctgggtcccacccccccaccttaatagtttaaatcctcctgaccagctctagcaaatctccctgccagtatattagtccccttccaattcaggtgcagtcCGTCCATCTTGCAGGTCTCTTCTATCCTGGAAGagactccaatgatccaaaaatgtgaatccttctcccatacaccagctcctcagccttgcattcatctgctctatcctcctattcctaccctcactaactcacagcaccaggagtaatccagatattactactctcgaggatcacctttttaagttcctgcctaaATCTCTatattcccccttcagaatctcatccttttcccttcctatgtcattggttccaatgtgtacaatgacctcctgctggtccctcacccccttaagaacattctgcaccctctctgagacatccttgatcctggtaccagagaagaaacacaccattctgattttttgctgctggacacagaaatgtctatctgtgcctcggactagaaagtctcctaacacaattgctctcttggaacccaacgcaCCCCTCATTGCAtcagagccagtctcgatactaGAAACTTGAGTGTTTGtgatacattcccctgagaatccattaccccccacattttccaaaacagcgtaactgtttgaaatgtggatagccagagaagactgctgcactagctgcctacctctcttacctttcctagagttaacccatctatgtgactgtatctgcaacttttttcctttcctatgactgccatccatcatatccccttgcttttgtaaattcctcattgcctctcacTGTCTTTCCAActaatccattcaatctgataggatcttaatggtaaggtcctggggagtgttgctgaacaaagaaaccttggagtacagattcatagctccttgaaattggagtcgtaggtagataggatagtgaagaaggcatttggtatgctttcctttattgagtacaagagttggtaggtcatgttgtggctgtacaagacattgtcaggccacttttggaattttgcattcaaatctggtctccttcttattggaaacctgaaagggttcagaaaaggtttacaaggaatttgccagagttggaggatttgagcattagggagagattgaataggctgtggtgaccttatagaggttaataaaatcatgaggggcatggataggataaatagacaaagtctcttctctgaggtgggggagtccagaactagaagatatagttttagggtgagaggggaaagatataagagacacctaagggacaactttttcacacagagggtggtatgtgtatggaatgaactgccagaggaagtggtggaggctagtacgattgcaacatttaaaaggcatctggatgggtatatgaataggaaggggttggagggatatgggctggttgctggcaggtgggactctatgactgtaaagtGCTGCATTGTAGGAGGTCATACTGCAAGGAACAACATTTTAGCTTGCAGAGAAGACTGGATGGCAAGCAGAAAATTGTATAAATGAGTCACCTGGTTGGCAGGATATAACCAGTGGAGTCCTGCAAGTGTCTGTGCTGGGCATTTGCATTTCACAATTCACAACAATAACttagatgaggggattgaaggcatGGTGGCTAATACTTGCAACTGATACAAAAATAAGAAGGAAAGTATGCTGTGAAGACGATATGAGATTGCAGATGGATATAAAGacaggaagtgctgaagaaattcagcaggtctggcaacatctgtggagagcaaaacaGAGATTCCAGTCCTTTGATGCTtagtcagaactgaaagcagctgctAAAAAATGGTATTTATGCTGACAACAGGGGTGTGGTTGGGGGGAGAGGAGTTTGTAAAATACATAAAATATgttgctgagagagagagggagaaaagggaAGCAGTCAAAGCCGATATTAAGTCAGGGAACAAGCAATTGCTGAATGGGTGTTCTTGGGAAGAGTGaatagttgaaaatgggttggttgTGTTGGGAGTAACCCATACAGGGCAAGTGCAGGGGGTGTGGTTTGGGTAATGAACATGGATGGATAGAGATTGattgagttcagaactagagggcataggttcagagtgagagaggaaaaattttaaagggacttaaggggcaactttttcacacagagggtggtgcatgtatggaatgaactgtcagagaaagcggtggaggctggtacaattgcaacatttaaaaggcatctggatgggtacatgaaaggaagggtttggagggatatgggccaagtgctggcaaatggcattaGAGAATTCCTCATCTTGATCAAATGGCTTATCCAGAGATTATGTTTCTTGGTTTTCGATTTCCCGGGCAGAGAATGGATCTATTTACACCCAGTCATGACCCAGCAGAAGTTTGTAACTTTCAATGATCTCTTTTCTGTCAAACTctggagaatacaggcccagcttCACCAATATCTTCTCATAAGAAAACATTGGCCACTGGGTTTTTCTGCTGAACTTCcatttgcactccctcaatggaaagtagaatggcctcattctgtgtcATTATGACTCTATTAACTTTTAATCATTCATGATTTCTTTCATTAATTTGAGTATCTGAGCATTGAGATCTGTTACAGTTCTTTCATTTACATGAGCTTTTGAAGGAATTTATTCAGAGATCCTGTTTTTAATTGGTGTGTAATTCTAATTTTCCTTTATTATATACCGGTTTCTTTTTTAACTGATCAGCTGGAAGCACTTTATCGCTTATAGTTACCAGCAGTTTCTGGGCATTTATCCATGACATTCTggacttgtatcttgtagatggtggactggggagttaggaggtgaatcACTCTCCATATGACTGgcccagttaagtttctggtcaatggtaaatgcAAAACTGTCCATGGTGTGGAGGGCTcaacaatgttaattttgttgacAAAGACAGCATAAATGATTATGCTATACAGTTTGAAATTGAATATGGGAGGCTACTATGCTCAACCAAAGAGGAAAGTGCAAGAACATTAGGGACAACATTTGCAGACTTTCTctcttgttatagagtcatagagatgtacagcacggaaatacacCCAGGACTAATCACTCCtcatggcagaagtgggtactgcagatgctggagattggagtcaagattagagtggtgctggaaaagcacagcaggtcaggcagcatccctggcgcaggaaaatcgatgttttgggcaaaagtcctttattcttgatgaagggctttttcccaaaatgtcgattttcctgctccttggatgctgctcgacctgctaaTGGCTCCTCATTATGAGACACTCGAGGGAACTGGCATCAGGAAGGGGCAGGACAGTGAAAGCTGCACACTGTCTTTGCCTCAGTTCCCCCAAACCACATCCCTCTCTCTGGTGATACCCACTCACTGGCCTTCACTCCTTGATCTCCTGCATAACCATGAACTGACACCAGTCTTGGTGGTCACGACAAACACTGAAGAGGCGTCAGCCTCAGAGGTGCTGGCAGATCACAGCAGCTGGGTCTTTTCCAAGGTCCTTCAATTTGGGGGCTGCTAGATTTCATACCAGTGTCTACCCTCTGGAAGTGATGGGGGTTCCTTGCTTGTTCTCTGATTGCTGGGCAACACCACAATTGGACTGACAGATTACGGTCCGTTGCATTGCCTTGTGTTTCTCtttcaagcaatgcattccagatcacagttcattgatttaaaaagaaatcctaTCTCTAAAACTTACAAAGCAAGAGGCTGTGCTGTGATATTTGCTTTCATTTACTATTCTGACGGGtttaaaaataacattcaaaTAATCAGTATTCTAAAACAGAGGCATGCTTGTTAGAGCTGATTGACTAGGAATGATTTTCTACCATATAGCTGTGAAAGAGGTTCAAATAATTAGCAAGCTTATTTATCTCAGCTTTACAGGGGGTCATTCTAATCAAAATGCATTTTTTGTGAGGGGAAGCTATGGCATCAGCAGGCTTAAACCATCTTCTGCCAGTAATGAGAACAGTCAGTGATTTAAATTTCAAGGATCTGTCAGGAGGTAATAATTTCAGATAAAGagaaatcaagtttttttttgtagattaaCTATCTGAATTTCACTACCAAACAGATTAATCCTTGATAAgcatcacactgcaaatcttCATACATGGTCAGTAATGATCACAATTCTAAAATCTATAAGTGTCAAGTAATGAATAAAAATTAATATCATCTCCAAACTCTGCATTTCACAACACAGATTTGTTTACTCTTATGTAAAATATTTCCATATCATAACTGAAAATTCATCATTAAAAGGATGAATGCTTCATAATCAGGAAGATCTgctacacacacgcgcacacacacatgcacacacgcacttCCATTTCCACTTATTTTTATATCCTCCTAGTTGTCCTATACCCCAAATGTGGTTGATTGCCAATGGCCCCTTACTTGCCACCAAGCTGGACGGTCATCAAAGTTACACAAATCCTAGCATAATAAGACATACCTCTGCTTCAAAGTTCTGGAAACTTCCTGCTCCTGAGAGGCCAGaaaattggctgttaaatggctACAGACAGATGGTATTCTCCTTGGCAAGCTTGCTTTACCACCTTCACTGACCTTTTAGCACAATCCAATATTGTCTGTTACCAACCATTGCCTTGGTTTGTCTGCTCCTGAGACCTTCCTCTATCCTTTGTTGCTTGTGCATTTGACTTAAGCTCTCTTATCAGCCTCACTCTCCAGACCTCAGCTCATCCAAAACTGTGCCGGCCATATTTATTGACAGATTCTCATGCTGATttttaaatccctccatggccttaTCCTATTGAATTTCTACAGTCTTCTTAAGCTCTGAATCCTTCAGAGCTCTCTGTACATCTCCAGTTTTGGCCTCTTGTTGTTCCTGATTATCTTTGCTTTTGCGTTGACATCTGTACTTTCCGCTGCTTGAATCCAAAGCTCTGGAACTCACTCACTAAACATTGTCAACTATCCACTTCTCTCACCTCTTTAAAGTTGCTTCTCAAATCGGACCTCTCTTGATCAAGCTTTTGGCCACCTGTCTTTATGTGGTTCATTGTCAAAGCTTATTTGATAaattcctgtgaagtgctgtggATATTTCAGTATCTCAAAGCAGTGTATAAAGTTGAGTCAAAACTATAGTAACAATAAAACCAGTTAACCATCCACCACAGACTGGCACTGATTCAGGCATGACAATGGCACAAATCAGCCTGATGTAATCTGCAATGTCCTCCTCATTAACATCTGGGGTTGCGCCAAAGATGGAGGAATGTAGATTAGTTGAGCACATGCCTGATAGACATACTTGTAAAGCTTTTCCCTACCGCCAATGTTCCAGAGACCTACCACCCTCCTTGGCTGTATGCCAACACACGGACAGGACTGTCTCACCAGATGTAGCACCATAGTGGTATAAGTCAGAAGATATAGCTTTGGGAGTCCTCGACATCTGGGCCCCAGGAGGTGTTACAACATGCGGTCAAATATGGACGGGAGAACTATCTACTGATTATTGTCTACTATTCTCCCtaggctgatgaatcagtgctcctccatgcaAGGGCACAGCATGTACTCTAATGTAAACTCCTTCAAGGTCCACCATCAACAGTGGCTTAGTAACATCATAACTGACCAAACCGATTGATTCCTAAAGAATAGAACCTCCAGACTAAGTCTGTAACAAGTTGAgggagaaccaacaagagggacaaaccaggcatttgatgaagtccaTACATGCAATTTGTGAATAAAGTTAAAGTTGTGGAATAAAAATGGACAGTGGCAACACAGATACAAAATAGCGTGAGTGATAGGAAATGGTGTAAGAGTTAATAGATTTTCTTTAggattggagaaaggtttgtaATGGA contains the following coding sequences:
- the LOC122549584 gene encoding potassium voltage-gated channel subfamily G member 2-like gives rise to the protein MALLAEGRLDGQHKICTCTTGGVETHTNKGIFYQKVKLLQPDEDVCYVPQLNDRLRYAIINVGGIKYKMPWIILDQIPLTRLGKLKECSGYDEIMDICDDYDVTHNEFFFDRNPCAFRTIMTFLTAGKLRLLREMCALSFQEELVYWGIEDENLEWCCRRKLYQKVEDQEELKRDYEVLLTEESQGAFDDTTRLGHCMKNLRDMVENPDSGIPGKLFACLSVIFVTITTISLCISTMPDLREEEERGECSQKCYNIFVLETVCVAWFSLEFLLRFIQAQSKCMFLRTPLNIIDIMALLPYYISLIIDALSIDGKPSGSANLDLEKIGLVLRILRALRILYVMRLVRHSLGLQTLGLTVQRCTREFGLLLLFLCVAMALFSPLVFLAESELGAKHDFTSIPSSYWWAVISMTTVGYGDMVPRSIPGQVVALSSILSGILLMAFPVTSIFHTFSRSYMELKDQQQRISNNKVLLKGDPKSQNSDSSQETDISFPTDLGDSSLQKDRRIIMQKVE